The sequence agaatactaacttgatacacttgaaaccgtaggatactaaaatgagaaagtgcgaaaccatagggtactaaattgatactcTTTAAACTGTAGGGTAcgaaaatgagaaaatgcgaaaccactggtaggtatttgaagttttccctatttctTTTGATAAGCACTTCAAAGGTTAgagtgtttcaaaaaaaaaaaaaaaaaaatgaaggggccattttattaaaatttagttccCCAGACCcgaatttcaattttgattctTCTGTGTTTCAATTATAGTCATTTAACTCTGaagtttaatttcaatttatagATTTCATCCTTACTTCAGAAAGATTATACATGAACAAATCATTTTCAACTTGCCCAGGCTCtgtgatgaaaaaaatatatactctatttatttttgtacgtACGTGATATTATATTGCGCATATTACAATATGAGTTTAAAGCCGcgaatttatttcaaattttcacaAGAAGAAACAGTGATGTATCCCAGTTAAAAGCACCATATCTCACTTCCATTTCAAAGTGTTCCAAGTTAGTGACTATGATCAACTCAGCAGAACAGCACTTCATCATATATCATTGGGGAACTTAAACCATTTTGTCATGGAACTTCAATTTGCCGCAATTGATTGGTGAAAATTCTGTTTTCGCAAGCGAATACTGGAGACTTGCTTGAAAAGATGCGAATATATTAACAGGCAAACGAAACCGCAAAAAGAGTAACATCAATCTCTCCAGATTGTTCTGGTCTCGAGAACAACAGATTCAAAATGCCCTAAAACATGAATGGGCCGAATACGCTGAGCATTAACCGGGCTTGAGATCAGGCGCGTTTACCGCTGCTCGGATTCGATTTTGTGCAGAGGACTTTCCTTCCCTTGGCGCGCCTCCGCTTCAGCACGGCTCTTCCGCTGGTGGTCCGCATGCGTCTTCGGAATCCATGCGTGCGAGCGAGTGATTTCCGAGATCTCGACCTTTTGGTCATGCAAAGAGCAGCCTTACCTGCCCTAACCTGGAGACCTCGGTATCGCTCTCTCACCACTCTGTTAGAGCCTAAGTCAATCCCCAGAGACAAACCTGTGATCCGATAGCAAGACACTAGTCATTTAAAGTTAACCTGATATGAAAtggtttaaattttagtataagtTGCTGAAGAAAGAAATTAACCCTCCAAATTACACCACTCTAACATACGCGAGGAGGAAAAGACGATGCAGTTAAACTTTGAGATCTTGGGGCACAAGAATATAAGAATTATTTCATgtgaaatacgaggattgttGTTTAGAGCTACAAAAGGAGAAATAAGATACTCAAAATTCGTGACATATTTGAAACATCAATCAAAGGTTTTCGGTGtatcatttttgttttcttgcttCTTTCTCCACGATCCTTCttctctcctcttccttctttctTCACAGTTTCTCCTCTATTTTTGCTGAAATAACCCCAGTaatcaggtttttttttttcaaaaaaaaaattaagtattacTTTTCCATATCCAGATCCATATTTCTgctaatagaaatttttacgaTACTAGCTCAGATCTAAAACATAGGCCATAAGAGCATAATAACATATATCCAAATCTACGAAATAATTAATCAGTGTGCTCAATTTCACTTGCGCAGAAattgagaaaacaaaaaagaaaatgacaaaAGATGCCTTGAACAAATCTGAGACAGAGTAACAAAAATCGTGCAAAATTAATTCACCGAATTAGAACACACAAAAATACTTCGTAAACAGGAAGAACAACATAACTCTCGCAGGCTCTCAATTATTTAAGAGTGTAATAGTCAATAACAGTGATCTACATTCTTGTTTAGGTTCTGTTTTTAACCTTAAAGCAATTATCCAAGCATTTAGTTATTATCGGATATTACGCTAGAACAACAAGGTTATTTGTGAACCATCTCTCCCAGTGGAGCATTAATGCAAAAATTTTAACTAGTTATGTACGAATTCAACGACAAATTTGAAGAAATAGATGAGTAATAAGGATTCAGAGATCCAAAAGGAAACTGTTTA is a genomic window of Ananas comosus cultivar F153 linkage group 13, ASM154086v1, whole genome shotgun sequence containing:
- the LOC109719846 gene encoding 50S ribosomal protein L34, chloroplastic-like yields the protein MTTMATMLTSYPVASLSLQSGRRSFGCGFNRSPLSLSRAPMARSSSSSSSLLHSSFLSFPSASLSFPSSFSGLSLGIDLGSNRVVRERYRGLQVRAGKAALCMTKRSRSRKSLARTHGFRRRMRTTSGRAVLKRRRAKGRKVLCTKSNPSSGKRA